A window of the Ostrea edulis chromosome 1, xbOstEdul1.1, whole genome shotgun sequence genome harbors these coding sequences:
- the LOC125664849 gene encoding serine protease inhibitor dipetalogastin-like isoform X1: MYNPVCGTDGRSYGNRCTASCKGVRVLNKGECPRPILCTADYRPVCGVDGVTYGNACGAQAANVEIASEGECAKVCPCPRIYRPVCGVNGKTYSNKCAADCENVKIASQGKCPCACPYNLKPVCGVDGKTYPNECTAKCDGVTVASEGKCPCICTLDYNPVCGNGKTYPNACTANCDGVNVVSLGKCRCICTSNYKPVCGDDGKNYSNACSAKCKGVTIAKQGRC; the protein is encoded by the exons ATGTACAATCCCGTGTGTGGGACTGACGGCAGATCTTACGGAAATAGGTGTACTGCCAGCTGCAA GGGTGTCCGGGTGTTAAATAAGGGCGAATGTCCGCGACCTATACTGTGCACGGCAGACTACAGACCCGTGTGCGGCGTGGATGGGGTAACCTATGGAAACGCTTGCGGTGCTCAAGCAGC GAATGTTGAAATTGCTTCTGAGGGAGAATGTGCTAAAGTTTGTCCCTGCCCTCGTATTTACAGACCTGTCTGTGGAGTTAACGGGAAAACCTACAGTAATAAGTGCGCTGCTGATTGCGA AAATGTAAAGATTGCATCCCAAGGGAAATGCCCATGCGCCTGTCCGTACAATTTGAAACCCGTGTGTGGTGTCGACGGCAAGACTTACCCTAATGAGTGTACCGCAAAGTGCGA TGGAGTGACAGTAGCCTCTGAAGGAAAATGCCCTTGCATCTGTACGTTAGATTACAATCCGGTCTGTGGAAATGGGAAAACTTACCCTAATGCGTGCACAGCTAATTGCGA TGGAGTGAATGTCGTTTCCCTGGGAAAGTGCCGTTGCATCTGTACGTCGAATTACAAACCGGTCTGCGGAGATGATGGGAAAAATTACTCTAATGCGTGTTCAGCTAAATGCAA GGGTGTGACTATTGCCAAGCAAGGGAGATGCTAA
- the LOC125664849 gene encoding serine protease inhibitor dipetalogastin-like isoform X2, translated as MYNPVCGTDGRSYGNRCTASCKGVRVLNKGECPRPILCTADYRPVCGVDGVTYGNACGAQAANVEIASEGECAKVCPCPRIYRPVCGVNGKTYSNKCAADCENVKIASQGKCPCACPYNLKPVCGVDGKTYPNECTAKCDGVNVVSLGKCRCICTSNYKPVCGDDGKNYSNACSAKCKGVTIAKQGRC; from the exons ATGTACAATCCCGTGTGTGGGACTGACGGCAGATCTTACGGAAATAGGTGTACTGCCAGCTGCAA GGGTGTCCGGGTGTTAAATAAGGGCGAATGTCCGCGACCTATACTGTGCACGGCAGACTACAGACCCGTGTGCGGCGTGGATGGGGTAACCTATGGAAACGCTTGCGGTGCTCAAGCAGC GAATGTTGAAATTGCTTCTGAGGGAGAATGTGCTAAAGTTTGTCCCTGCCCTCGTATTTACAGACCTGTCTGTGGAGTTAACGGGAAAACCTACAGTAATAAGTGCGCTGCTGATTGCGA AAATGTAAAGATTGCATCCCAAGGGAAATGCCCATGCGCCTGTCCGTACAATTTGAAACCCGTGTGTGGTGTCGACGGCAAGACTTACCCTAATGAGTGTACCGCAAAGTGCGA TGGAGTGAATGTCGTTTCCCTGGGAAAGTGCCGTTGCATCTGTACGTCGAATTACAAACCGGTCTGCGGAGATGATGGGAAAAATTACTCTAATGCGTGTTCAGCTAAATGCAA GGGTGTGACTATTGCCAAGCAAGGGAGATGCTAA
- the LOC125681063 gene encoding uncharacterized protein LOC125681063 produces MEFLKVLVVVLVVLHGSLSRPASSEDELLVIVGKLERLAASLRQYVVDGSRPEYSMRGIGPLSGSRPEFHIPGTRPLGPWGLDNDALDHSSPNKWLYKVIEKLLKPYFRSFPRGPYKLEMPLTPRNVVTMLNVWYNDADQMMLKEQSFVNVARELLDAHFQCATTRVNQIVFYVFKDQVRTMADDWKINTGVRKVLENWISDKAVVDDVTQKIVMAAHGDIMEHIEYFQLHDIVEFLAKMKMLMWKAEQDNWTPVMFDEKLNQLLTDNGFVFQCPSVHDLWKSRKNIVSRFEPRLSEIKPFAETEAWLKKILPTYITTDPTPAITAILQVYADYAKSVMLHFEQVEKHVTSGKTTDITNFISQFLTPHQLQYLQSIFEFLNSGDNRDIMGMEQMRNENTGNGRSTYTCSEFNGECR; encoded by the exons ATGGAGTTTTTGAAAGTCCTCGTGGTCGTGTTGGTAGTTTTGCACG GTTCGCTATCAAGGCCAGCGAGTTCTGAGGATGAACTACTTGTCATCGTCGGAAAACTAGAGAGACTCGCAGCAAGCTTAAGACAGTATGTAGTTGATGGAAGTAGGCCTGAGTATTCCATGAGGGGTATCGGACCACTGAGCGGGTCTAGGCCAGAATTTCATATCCCCGGTACCAGACCACTCGGACCTTGGGGGCTCGATAATGATGCACTTGACCACTCCTCTCCAAACAAATGGCTATACAAAGTGATTGAAAAGCTTCTGAAACCATATTTCCGCAGTTTCCCAAGAGGACCATATAAAT TGGAGATGCCGTTAACACCACGTAATGTTGTTACAATGCTGAATGTGTGGTATAACGACGCTGACCAAATGATGCTCAAAGAACAGAGTTTTGTTAACGTTGCCAGAGAGCTCTTGGACGCCCATTTCCAGTGTGCAACGACAAGAGTCAACCAAATAGTTTTCT ATGTTTTCAAGGACCAAGTACGTACAATGGCCGATGATTGGAAAATTAACACTGGCGTGAGGAAAGTCTTAGAGAACTGGATATCGGACAAGGCCGTTGTGGACGACGTCACCCAGAAAATCGTTATGGCAGCGCACGGGGACATTATGGAACATATTGAATATTTCCAACTCCATG ATATCGTGGAATTCCTCGCaaaaatgaaaatgctcatGTGGAAAGCTGAGCAGGATAACTGGACACCAGTCATGTTCGATGAGAAACTGAATCAACTTTTGACGGACAATGGCTTCGTCTTCCAATGTCCGAGTGTGCATGATCTATGGAAATCTCGAAAAAACATTGTTAGCCGTTTTGAACCGAG GTTGTCCGAAATCAAACCCTTCGCCGAGACGGAAGCTTGGCTAAAGAAAATCCTACCCACATACATCACTACAGATCCCACCCCCGCCATTACTGCCATCCTCCAGGTGTACGCGGACTACGCCAAGTCGGTCATGTTACACTTCGAACAAGTGGAGAAGCACGTGACCAGCGGAAAGACGACCGACATCACGAATTTTATATCCCAGTTTCTTA CACCACATCAACTCCAGTATTTGCAGTCCATCTTTGAATTCCTCAATTCAGGGGATAATCGCGACATCATGGGAATGGAACAAATGAGGAACGAAAATACCGGTAACGGACGTTCAACGTATACATGCAGCGAATTCAACGGGGAATGTAGATGA